A region from the Halobacillus mangrovi genome encodes:
- a CDS encoding glycosyltransferase family 4 protein, whose translation MNVLMLTDKLTMGGAENYFIKLENKMVKGTGFHLYTASGGGELTNYIANKKNYTALSRKNHLLNLWKLTRFIHKWDIDVIHANSLRMVMYANCLRKLVWKRKIKVVYTKHNITALEKFPRVFSFLMNQAVIGIITVSEYEKRVLMNYGVKQEMITTVYNGVDLEKFPFTEKSQSDVFKVGILARLSSEKNHRLFVDIAASMKLEKDVQFYIAGDGPERGPIVEKIKKSGLEERVQLLGEIQEPQKFLQSMDVLLLTSEREVFPMVILEAMATGTPVVSINKGGIPEAIVDGETGMLVEDHCAEAFREKILALKSDEVLRHRIIHAAREKVVREFTSEEMVEQTYKQYKIPYSNFKQQLNVKGKSI comes from the coding sequence ATGAATGTATTGATGCTGACAGACAAATTGACGATGGGTGGAGCTGAGAATTATTTCATCAAGCTCGAAAACAAAATGGTGAAAGGTACAGGATTTCATCTCTATACCGCTTCCGGTGGAGGAGAACTTACGAATTACATTGCCAACAAGAAAAATTATACGGCATTGTCCAGGAAAAACCACCTCTTAAATTTGTGGAAGCTTACTCGGTTTATCCATAAGTGGGACATCGATGTCATTCATGCGAACAGTCTACGGATGGTCATGTATGCAAATTGTTTAAGAAAGCTTGTTTGGAAACGAAAGATAAAGGTCGTTTACACGAAGCACAATATCACGGCTCTTGAAAAATTTCCGAGAGTATTTTCCTTTTTGATGAATCAGGCTGTTATCGGGATTATTACGGTAAGTGAATACGAGAAAAGAGTCTTAATGAACTATGGAGTTAAACAAGAGATGATCACCACTGTATACAACGGGGTTGACCTCGAGAAGTTTCCTTTTACTGAAAAGTCTCAGTCTGACGTGTTTAAGGTTGGTATTCTGGCACGGTTGTCTTCAGAAAAGAATCATCGGTTGTTTGTAGATATTGCAGCCTCTATGAAATTAGAAAAAGATGTGCAGTTTTACATTGCTGGAGACGGACCTGAACGAGGGCCTATAGTTGAAAAAATAAAGAAATCAGGGCTTGAGGAACGAGTACAATTACTTGGTGAAATCCAAGAACCCCAGAAGTTTCTCCAATCGATGGATGTACTTCTGCTTACCTCTGAGAGAGAAGTATTTCCGATGGTCATTTTGGAGGCTATGGCCACTGGAACGCCTGTAGTATCCATTAATAAAGGAGGCATACCGGAAGCAATCGTGGATGGGGAGACGGGGATGTTGGTCGAGGACCATTGCGCAGAAGCTTTTCGTGAAAAAATCTTAGCTTTGAAATCTGATGAGGTATTAAGGCATAGGATTATCCATGCTGCACGGGAGAAAGTGGTAAGGGAATTTACTTCAGAAGAGATGGTTGAGCAAACTTACAAACAATACAAAATTCCATATTCCAATTTTAAACAACAGTTGAACGTAAAAGGCAAAAGTATCTAA
- a CDS encoding P-loop NTPase family protein — protein MQSPIEDIVHGGHRKRKGVVSFDQMKVISRKVEKQSPSILIVTSIPSGKSVAMIAAELAAAIALQEKKVLLVDGDMNKPMLHEWFHMEQPAENHQDPLTNIFPTFLPNLDVLLVTRSNDQKPMDIWLSPSFKQHVDSWRKKYDRVIFSAPSLSSGVETELMAEGCEEAVLVVQQKRDKLEEIKKAHAKLETTGCKVLGIVYQQ, from the coding sequence ATGCAGAGTCCCATTGAGGATATCGTTCACGGCGGGCACAGGAAAAGGAAGGGGGTTGTGAGCTTCGATCAGATGAAGGTAATCAGCAGAAAGGTTGAGAAGCAGAGCCCTTCCATTCTAATTGTGACTTCAATTCCATCAGGAAAGTCGGTAGCCATGATTGCTGCAGAACTAGCGGCTGCCATCGCTCTTCAGGAGAAAAAAGTTCTGCTTGTTGATGGGGATATGAACAAACCCATGCTCCATGAATGGTTCCATATGGAGCAGCCTGCTGAGAACCATCAGGATCCATTGACAAACATCTTTCCGACTTTTCTTCCGAACTTAGATGTCCTTTTGGTAACCCGTTCCAACGATCAAAAACCAATGGATATTTGGCTTTCTCCCTCTTTTAAACAGCATGTGGATTCCTGGAGGAAGAAGTATGATCGAGTGATTTTTTCGGCTCCTTCCTTATCCTCAGGAGTTGAAACAGAGCTGATGGCTGAAGGGTGTGAGGAAGCAGTGCTTGTCGTCCAGCAGAAAAGAGATAAGCTTGAAGAAATAAAGAAAGCCCATGCAAAACTTGAGACAACAGGGTGCAAAGTACTTGGGATTGTTTATCAACAGTGA
- a CDS encoding acyltransferase family protein: protein MKRAYINEIFFIRFIACLCVVFIHSITLSQQNYELSAFTSDMFYQFKMTLMFATPVFVMISEFLLSYSYPDRMPKAKPFWKKRFLYIFVPYLIMSVIYTLYGLWAGSGITWSGFVDLFFDKTVLGVWHGYFVLIIFQFYALHFLLKKYFDRYPPLVMIGLSLVINVLYLGFFNLKGSSSFPALAFLWDHYKLPFLGWIFYFTIAYYAGKHINVFLDLLRKYRYYAIPAVIITGLIPLYIRYSNFYSVVSSKRFDIVVYTFFVFCLLYLIAIRMKKTPLFVLWVSSCSYGIYLLHPLVQYNAIRWFEQLPFTMTLDVHIALLFILGVGVPMIAVYLLNLIPYGSFVAGKINMPRTPVRIDETKTKVS, encoded by the coding sequence ATGAAAAGAGCTTACATTAATGAAATATTCTTTATTCGCTTCATAGCTTGTCTATGCGTCGTCTTTATTCATTCTATTACTCTATCTCAGCAAAACTATGAACTGTCCGCCTTTACTTCAGACATGTTCTATCAATTCAAAATGACACTCATGTTCGCAACACCAGTGTTTGTCATGATTTCTGAGTTCTTGCTTTCCTATTCTTATCCAGACCGGATGCCAAAAGCGAAACCCTTCTGGAAAAAACGATTCCTTTATATTTTCGTTCCTTATCTAATCATGTCTGTGATTTATACCTTGTACGGGTTATGGGCAGGATCAGGGATTACATGGTCAGGATTTGTAGACCTATTCTTTGATAAAACTGTCCTAGGTGTATGGCATGGCTACTTTGTGCTAATCATCTTCCAGTTTTATGCCTTGCATTTTTTATTGAAAAAATACTTTGACCGATATCCTCCGCTCGTGATGATCGGGTTATCTTTAGTCATCAACGTACTCTATTTAGGTTTCTTTAACTTAAAAGGAAGCAGCAGCTTCCCAGCGCTTGCGTTCCTATGGGATCATTACAAGCTTCCGTTCTTAGGCTGGATCTTCTACTTCACCATTGCCTACTATGCCGGTAAGCATATTAATGTGTTCTTGGACTTACTGAGAAAGTATAGGTACTATGCGATTCCCGCCGTCATTATTACCGGCCTGATTCCGCTTTATATTAGGTACTCGAATTTCTATTCAGTCGTTTCGTCCAAGCGTTTCGATATAGTGGTTTATACCTTCTTCGTTTTCTGTCTACTCTATTTGATTGCGATAAGAATGAAGAAAACTCCACTATTTGTTTTGTGGGTAAGCAGCTGCTCCTATGGTATTTACCTGCTACACCCTTTGGTGCAATACAATGCGATTCGGTGGTTCGAACAACTACCGTTTACGATGACCCTTGATGTCCACATTGCTCTGTTATTTATCTTAGGAGTCGGTGTGCCGATGATCGCGGTTTATCTGCTGAATTTAATTCCTTACGGTTCCTTTGTTGCAGGGAAAATCAATATGCCAAGGACTCCTGTTAGAATTGATGAAACAAAAACCAAAGTTTCCTAA
- a CDS encoding ethanolamine ammonia-lyase subunit EutB, whose protein sequence is MKLSCQLRNETYYFNSIKDVLAKASEEKSGDVMAGIGAKSSLERMAAKYTLSELQLKDIFENPVISYESDQVTKVIYDDVSHFVYKEISGWTVGELREYILSHSTNSNDLKRLSRGLTSEMISAVAKLMSSIDLVLASQKMKHQAHCNTTIGEPGRLAFRCQPNHPVDNPDGILASIKEGLSYGSGDAVIGINPNNEAVDSVARLLTMSHEFMQKWAIPTQNCVLAHVTTQMQALKKGAPVALLFQSLAGSQLANDDFGVNQELLDEGYELMKSEGTSAGPNFFYFETGQGSEVSLDGHSGVDMQTLEARTYGYARRWKPFMVNNVSGFIGPETLYDGKQMIRADLEDLFMGKLHNLPMGIAPTYTNHMSADQNDQEIAGMLTTVAGANFYMGVPGGDDVMLSYQDTSFHDDASLREMLGLRPLTEFEKWLEKMGIMEEGRLTKYAGDLSIFD, encoded by the coding sequence TTGAAGCTATCATGTCAATTACGGAATGAGACGTACTATTTCAACTCCATTAAAGATGTATTGGCAAAAGCCAGCGAAGAAAAATCTGGTGATGTAATGGCAGGTATTGGTGCGAAATCTTCCTTAGAACGAATGGCAGCTAAGTACACGTTAAGTGAACTTCAGCTCAAAGACATTTTTGAGAATCCGGTGATATCCTATGAGTCTGATCAAGTAACAAAGGTGATTTATGATGATGTAAGTCATTTCGTTTATAAAGAAATATCTGGCTGGACAGTAGGTGAACTTCGTGAGTATATTCTGAGTCATTCAACTAATTCTAATGATTTAAAACGGCTAAGTCGAGGCTTAACGAGTGAAATGATTTCCGCTGTAGCTAAATTAATGTCGAGTATCGATCTGGTTTTAGCTTCCCAGAAGATGAAGCATCAAGCGCATTGTAATACGACGATCGGCGAGCCTGGCAGACTGGCCTTTCGCTGTCAGCCTAATCACCCGGTTGATAACCCTGATGGAATTTTAGCTTCTATTAAAGAAGGACTATCATATGGGTCTGGCGACGCAGTAATTGGCATCAATCCAAATAATGAAGCCGTTGATTCGGTGGCAAGGCTTCTGACAATGAGCCATGAATTCATGCAGAAATGGGCCATCCCAACTCAAAACTGTGTGCTGGCTCACGTAACCACTCAAATGCAAGCGCTTAAGAAAGGAGCACCAGTTGCTTTATTATTTCAAAGCTTGGCAGGTTCTCAGTTGGCTAACGACGATTTCGGTGTCAATCAAGAGCTTCTCGATGAAGGCTACGAATTGATGAAATCTGAAGGCACTTCTGCTGGTCCCAATTTCTTTTACTTTGAAACAGGACAAGGATCTGAGGTTTCATTGGACGGGCATTCAGGGGTAGATATGCAAACGCTGGAAGCGAGAACATATGGATACGCACGGAGATGGAAGCCGTTCATGGTAAACAATGTCTCAGGCTTTATAGGTCCAGAAACGTTATATGATGGAAAACAAATGATCCGTGCAGATTTAGAAGATTTGTTTATGGGTAAACTGCATAACTTGCCAATGGGAATTGCGCCTACGTATACCAATCATATGAGTGCGGATCAAAATGATCAGGAAATCGCTGGTATGTTAACAACAGTAGCAGGAGCGAACTTTTACATGGGGGTGCCTGGTGGAGACGATGTGATGCTCAGTTACCAGGATACAAGTTTCCATGATGATGCCAGTTTACGAGAGATGCTAGGGTTAAGGCCCTTAACCGAGTTTGAGAAATGGCTGGAAAAGATGGGGATTATGGAAGAAGGACGCCTGACGAAATATGCAGGAGACTTATCTATATTTGATTGA
- the eutC gene encoding ethanolamine ammonia-lyase subunit EutC: MNIEQIVKDVLSEMEDKGNKTTSKPYTQEYKNKHIVYRQEKKVGVDEPKNREYVEQVQKETPARIGIGRSGTRMRTKNYLDFRVDHAAAQDAVFKDVGDDVLTRMDLPILHSKATSMEEYLMNLDVGRKLNEESRSWLAEKATKGKQVQIVVSDGLSSTGIEETIPDLLPTLIQGLEAKNISMGNPIFIRKSRVWIQDEVASLVDCDLVISLIGERPGLATSKSISAYIIYKPNKESVEADRTVFSNIHEGGVPPVEAGAYLADIIEKMLQSKASGVKFSQMQ; encoded by the coding sequence TTGAACATTGAGCAGATTGTTAAAGACGTTCTTTCTGAAATGGAGGATAAGGGCAACAAAACAACAAGCAAACCGTATACACAAGAGTATAAGAATAAACACATCGTCTATCGGCAGGAAAAGAAGGTAGGAGTAGACGAGCCGAAAAATCGTGAGTACGTTGAACAGGTACAAAAAGAAACCCCTGCTAGAATTGGGATCGGCCGTTCGGGCACACGGATGAGAACGAAAAATTACTTAGACTTCAGAGTCGATCATGCAGCAGCTCAAGATGCCGTTTTTAAAGATGTTGGGGATGATGTTTTAACTCGTATGGATCTCCCTATCCTCCACTCTAAAGCAACTTCCATGGAGGAATACCTGATGAATTTAGATGTAGGCAGGAAGTTGAATGAGGAATCTCGTTCATGGCTGGCTGAAAAGGCGACGAAAGGAAAACAGGTGCAAATTGTTGTTTCAGATGGGCTGAGCTCTACTGGAATAGAAGAGACAATCCCTGACTTGCTGCCAACTTTAATCCAAGGGTTAGAAGCTAAAAATATTAGCATGGGCAATCCAATTTTTATCAGAAAAAGCAGAGTATGGATACAAGATGAAGTTGCCTCCCTTGTTGATTGTGATCTCGTCATCTCACTAATCGGAGAAAGACCAGGGCTCGCTACTTCAAAAAGTATAAGTGCCTATATCATTTATAAACCGAATAAAGAAAGCGTTGAAGCTGACCGGACCGTGTTTTCGAATATCCACGAAGGTGGTGTTCCACCAGTCGAAGCAGGTGCGTATTTGGCCGATATTATCGAAAAGATGCTTCAATCTAAAGCTAGTGGGGTTAAGTTTTCACAAATGCAATGA
- a CDS encoding sensor histidine kinase has protein sequence MIDIEEIESLCKSKTSLETSDIEKIKEVSNSMQLMADLSKANVFIDCLLTNEKHAIVVAEAAPTTVKSIYQNRVVGTIAYETFEPAVLYCLQSGNAMTSNRAITQERKKVEQSVVPIFNDEDVVIGALIMEKDISEQVEDREELEALSKTTESLSGLLLGHADQQPLVPELMEEALFFVGLDGELLYSNPAAINLLHELKGTNCDYGENLVEHLPILTDIVEKEEELLVTEMEAFDKTFKVKKIRLPLNEKYNGMFIILRDLTDLREKEKELIIKSVAIKEIHHRVKNNLQTVASLLRLQMRRGIPEESKVYFLESLNRILSIASVYEVILSNSSIDEVDIYELTERIGDMLVYTGYSSKKVTIDYSGDSLTIESGRAVSIALIINELIQNCVNHAFEGKARGHIDVIFNQDSRMMDVIVRDNGVGFKGKNTSSLGLDIVKRMAEHDLSGEFEIAGMEKGTEARLRFPKESRV, from the coding sequence ATGATAGACATTGAAGAAATTGAATCTTTATGTAAATCGAAGACGAGTTTAGAAACGAGTGATATCGAAAAGATTAAAGAAGTCAGTAATAGCATGCAGCTGATGGCAGATTTATCAAAGGCCAATGTCTTTATCGATTGCTTGTTAACGAATGAAAAACATGCGATTGTGGTGGCGGAAGCTGCCCCTACGACAGTGAAATCGATCTATCAAAACAGAGTTGTAGGTACCATTGCATATGAGACATTTGAGCCGGCCGTGCTTTACTGTTTGCAGTCTGGAAATGCAATGACTTCTAACCGTGCGATCACTCAAGAACGTAAAAAAGTGGAACAAAGCGTCGTGCCTATCTTCAACGATGAAGATGTGGTCATTGGTGCTTTAATCATGGAGAAGGACATCAGTGAACAGGTTGAAGATCGGGAAGAATTGGAAGCGCTGTCAAAGACGACAGAATCCTTAAGCGGTCTTTTGTTAGGCCATGCAGATCAACAGCCGCTAGTTCCTGAACTTATGGAAGAGGCTCTTTTTTTCGTCGGACTTGATGGGGAACTCTTATATTCTAATCCGGCGGCGATTAATCTCCTTCATGAGCTCAAGGGGACAAACTGTGATTACGGCGAGAATTTAGTCGAACATCTGCCCATTTTAACTGATATTGTGGAGAAAGAAGAGGAATTATTAGTTACCGAAATGGAAGCATTCGATAAAACGTTTAAAGTTAAAAAAATTCGTTTGCCCTTGAATGAAAAATATAATGGCATGTTTATTATTCTAAGAGATCTCACGGACCTAAGAGAAAAAGAAAAAGAATTAATTATTAAGTCAGTTGCCATCAAAGAAATTCATCACCGGGTTAAAAACAATTTACAAACGGTTGCCAGTCTCTTACGGTTGCAGATGCGAAGAGGGATTCCAGAGGAAAGCAAGGTTTATTTTCTGGAGAGTTTAAACCGGATATTAAGCATTGCTTCTGTCTATGAAGTGATCCTTTCCAATAGCAGCATTGATGAAGTGGATATTTATGAACTGACTGAAAGAATTGGGGATATGCTTGTTTACACCGGTTATTCAAGTAAAAAAGTCACGATTGATTACTCTGGTGACAGTTTGACGATTGAGTCAGGCCGTGCGGTTTCGATCGCTTTGATTATCAATGAGCTTATACAAAACTGCGTGAACCATGCCTTTGAAGGAAAAGCACGTGGGCATATTGATGTCATTTTCAATCAGGATTCAAGGATGATGGATGTGATCGTACGTGATAATGGTGTTGGCTTTAAAGGGAAGAATACATCTTCCTTAGGACTGGATATTGTGAAGCGAATGGCAGAGCATGATTTATCAGGAGAGTTTGAGATCGCAGGAATGGAAAAAGGAACGGAAGCCAGACTCAGATTTCCAAAGGAAAGTAGGGTTTAA
- a CDS encoding ANTAR domain-containing response regulator: MSKRILLVEDESIVRMDIALLLQDAGFNIAGEAGDGEKAIELAHELEPDLIIMDIKMPKLDGLKASKIISQKYNIPILLLTAYSQQEFIEKAKEANIVGYIVKPISEDRLIPAVEIALHQGMVSERYRVQVKEADNRLKKRKVVERAKGLLMEHFGYSDEASYKKMREISMNKQMPLEKVALKILKKYSEPPLTTSK, from the coding sequence ATGAGTAAGAGAATTTTGCTGGTAGAAGACGAATCCATAGTAAGGATGGACATTGCGTTGCTTTTACAAGATGCAGGATTTAACATCGCGGGTGAAGCAGGAGACGGGGAAAAAGCCATAGAACTTGCCCATGAGCTGGAGCCTGACCTGATCATCATGGATATCAAAATGCCAAAGCTTGATGGTCTAAAAGCTAGTAAGATCATTTCTCAAAAGTACAATATACCCATTTTATTATTAACGGCTTATAGTCAGCAGGAGTTTATAGAAAAAGCCAAAGAAGCGAATATTGTAGGCTATATCGTAAAACCCATTTCAGAAGATCGTTTAATTCCAGCTGTAGAGATTGCCCTTCATCAAGGAATGGTTTCGGAAAGGTATCGTGTTCAAGTCAAAGAAGCAGATAATCGTTTGAAGAAGCGGAAAGTTGTAGAGCGCGCCAAAGGATTATTAATGGAACACTTTGGTTATTCTGACGAAGCGTCATACAAAAAGATGAGAGAAATCAGTATGAATAAGCAGATGCCGTTAGAGAAAGTAGCTTTGAAGATATTAAAGAAATATTCAGAACCGCCGTTAACCACTTCCAAGTGA
- a CDS encoding O-antigen ligase family protein — protein MMEHLSSSEGRRSSLLLFFLLFSVMLGKYHIYLGFAFKPHMMYLGILVILLAASFRFQKLQSFEVMLLFFYLVYVFSGAFSLYASSSLRVMLGIFLYIVFYILMKGILQMFQKSELENGIANAGILFNIGSLFLYVWGLKSNGFSLLGDGVIRYGVWFDRDYPRLIGLMEDPNYFVFYNTIFFTFFLCKRDSLKNKIGLALCLITSVLSFSRGGLLILLIIFIVYFLLNKPANQLRLFLSTFSILAIAWAVSLAMKFRVLDILQHRFQDFSSDGGSGRFELWGRAWDLFSTHPWFGIGASNFADYNAFEYGDNLVVHNTFLEVLTESGVIGLFVYGLFVLTVLYQIFRANFHLKHPFLFLTFLGFMLQMMFLSLIVNDMFLLYLAILSTYFSYEDEKVQSKESNRMEREAV, from the coding sequence ATGATGGAGCATCTTAGTTCCTCTGAAGGTCGGCGCAGCAGTCTGCTGCTATTTTTCCTGCTCTTTTCAGTCATGCTTGGTAAATATCACATTTACCTCGGCTTCGCCTTCAAACCACATATGATGTATTTAGGCATTCTTGTCATTTTATTGGCGGCTTCCTTCCGATTTCAAAAACTGCAGAGTTTTGAAGTCATGCTGCTTTTTTTCTATCTGGTGTATGTGTTTTCTGGCGCATTTTCCTTATATGCATCATCAAGTCTGAGGGTCATGCTTGGCATCTTTTTATATATCGTCTTTTATATTCTCATGAAAGGAATTCTCCAGATGTTTCAAAAGAGCGAATTGGAGAATGGAATTGCGAATGCAGGGATTTTATTTAATATCGGAAGTCTTTTCCTTTACGTATGGGGATTGAAGAGCAATGGATTTTCCTTATTAGGAGACGGAGTCATACGCTATGGTGTCTGGTTTGACCGCGATTATCCCAGGTTGATCGGTTTGATGGAAGACCCGAACTATTTTGTGTTTTATAATACGATTTTTTTCACTTTCTTTTTATGTAAACGCGATTCTTTGAAAAATAAGATCGGTCTTGCCTTGTGTTTAATTACGAGTGTACTCTCTTTCTCCAGAGGGGGATTGTTGATTCTCCTCATTATTTTCATTGTTTACTTCTTGTTAAACAAACCAGCTAACCAATTGCGCTTATTTCTATCTACTTTTTCGATACTAGCCATTGCCTGGGCGGTCAGTCTAGCGATGAAATTTCGCGTCCTTGATATTCTGCAACACAGATTTCAAGACTTTTCCTCTGACGGTGGAAGCGGAAGGTTTGAACTATGGGGAAGGGCGTGGGATTTATTTTCCACCCATCCCTGGTTTGGGATTGGTGCAAGTAACTTCGCAGATTACAACGCGTTTGAATACGGTGATAATCTGGTTGTTCACAACACATTCCTTGAGGTGTTGACTGAGTCAGGAGTCATTGGTTTGTTTGTGTATGGTTTGTTTGTACTTACGGTGCTCTATCAAATCTTTCGGGCGAATTTTCACTTGAAGCATCCATTCTTGTTTTTAACATTCCTTGGATTTATGCTTCAGATGATGTTTTTGTCGCTGATTGTTAATGACATGTTCTTATTATATTTAGCCATCCTGTCTACTTATTTTTCCTATGAAGATGAAAAAGTTCAGTCTAAGGAAAGCAATCGTATGGAAAGGGAGGCCGTATAG
- a CDS encoding lipopolysaccharide biosynthesis protein produces MSQIRNSIGKNIFHLFYSTALSSILNAASLIVLASFISTDDYGKFSVVLAFAMIMAYLTEAGLNQIVLREGAKKEAPISLIMASFIKLRLGLTVATLMIGFLLIHWIYSGDKELILLSYALIFPLVIGIAMQSISITYFQMLEKMQYSGMIRIVSAGLLITVILVGKWFYIDPMIVFFLYGSAYFLAGCFGIFLTTKTLRLSIRSPFYKGLWKHWVPFLVTGLLFILLPQIGPIVLEQTLTWKEVGYFAVAYRIPQALQQLPFIIAGAFFPVLFRLFQAGDYEQHVKKSITQVKLMLLAGMLAAIPFYHLSDLVIGVLFGERWMEAAFLLKVLALVMVFQGGSIALGDGLTTRALQSRRMTVLALGVTSGVLFYAFFSELYGLTGAITAGVLIEVILLFGFLVCHPDRMVLGKKAVVPYLIYFFITLVGVELFLSSIPILAASAHFVLILSLAVMDKEWREKVPELLKKMVLESKSKIRKEAHDGAS; encoded by the coding sequence ATGAGTCAGATTAGAAATTCTATTGGAAAGAATATCTTTCATTTATTTTACAGTACGGCACTTTCCAGTATTTTAAATGCTGCATCATTGATTGTGCTTGCCTCTTTTATCTCCACAGATGATTATGGCAAATTTAGCGTGGTACTCGCTTTTGCTATGATTATGGCTTATTTAACGGAAGCTGGATTAAACCAGATTGTGCTTCGGGAAGGGGCGAAGAAAGAGGCTCCTATTTCGTTGATCATGGCCTCATTTATAAAACTGCGTCTTGGGCTGACAGTGGCAACGCTAATGATTGGATTCCTTCTTATTCATTGGATTTACTCCGGTGATAAGGAATTGATCCTCCTTTCCTATGCACTGATTTTTCCACTTGTAATAGGGATCGCCATGCAGAGCATTAGTATCACCTATTTTCAGATGTTGGAGAAAATGCAATATTCCGGAATGATACGAATTGTTTCTGCAGGCTTATTGATCACCGTGATCCTGGTTGGGAAATGGTTTTATATAGATCCTATGATCGTATTTTTCTTGTATGGATCCGCTTATTTTTTGGCCGGATGTTTCGGGATATTTTTAACGACTAAGACTCTGAGACTTTCCATAAGGTCTCCTTTTTATAAAGGACTGTGGAAACATTGGGTGCCATTCTTAGTAACCGGATTATTATTCATTCTCCTGCCTCAGATTGGTCCGATTGTATTAGAACAGACATTAACGTGGAAAGAAGTTGGTTATTTCGCTGTCGCTTACCGCATTCCCCAGGCTTTACAGCAATTGCCGTTTATTATCGCCGGTGCATTCTTTCCGGTATTGTTCCGTTTATTTCAGGCTGGGGATTACGAGCAGCATGTTAAAAAGAGTATCACACAGGTGAAATTGATGTTACTTGCTGGCATGCTCGCCGCTATCCCTTTTTACCACCTTTCTGACCTAGTTATCGGAGTTTTATTTGGAGAGAGGTGGATGGAAGCAGCGTTCTTACTGAAAGTGTTGGCTCTAGTCATGGTTTTTCAGGGAGGCAGTATTGCTCTGGGGGATGGGCTGACAACAAGAGCGCTTCAGTCTCGAAGAATGACGGTTCTGGCTTTAGGGGTTACATCGGGCGTGTTGTTTTATGCTTTTTTCAGTGAATTATATGGGTTAACAGGAGCAATAACAGCAGGAGTTCTCATTGAAGTGATTCTGTTGTTCGGGTTCTTGGTCTGTCACCCCGATCGAATGGTCCTCGGAAAAAAAGCCGTTGTTCCTTATTTGATTTATTTTTTCATTACTCTAGTAGGTGTAGAGTTATTTTTATCTTCCATTCCGATTCTTGCGGCCAGTGCCCATTTTGTTCTTATTCTTTCCCTTGCCGTAATGGATAAGGAATGGAGAGAAAAAGTTCCAGAGCTTTTGAAAAAGATGGTCCTTGAATCGAAGTCGAAAATCAGGAAGGAGGCACATGATGGAGCATCTTAG